The Erythrobacter insulae genome window below encodes:
- a CDS encoding GH36-type glycosyl hydrolase domain-containing protein produces the protein MAEAAEPVSSLELAGQELADRHSLSRQRAAPIGLLQDMKSAEKWLEEVRQACRRPDPEAAKAAEWLLDNDYHVSRALRQVAKGVPPGFYRRLPALADEGYSGPRIFHLAHELLLASRLQISLSHAERFVRAYQRRHSLSIAELWAFPTMLRIACIEILAAALAQVLEDRSKVGFPVSRYAAHSHSLESTDRIARSIVTLAELASIPWDEFFEHTSHVEEILRRDPSRTYRMMDFETRDRYRTVIEEIACWADASEIDVAREAIAKASSRGTEDVAHHVGYWLLDQGRRELEWHFAARPDARRKLKRALLATPGPVFAVLMALSGLFCAVLPVLYLAQVGASIEGWIAAILLSQIPASILAITIVHWLITKFTEPRVLPKLESKDGLTPDMPTTIIVPAVIASRDEVGSITARLEMHWLSATDAQLNVALLADLADAQRAELPEDKDIIGALEQKIGQLNARYGKESHRPFHLLMRPRLFNNSQNCWMAWERKRGKIEQFNRMVIEGDRTPFCIVLGDTAALERTRFVITVDADTILPAGSVAKLVGTLAHPLNQAAFDETSRVIRGYTLIQPRVEISPSSVEKSLFARLFTGETAIDIYSRAVSDVYQDLFGRGIFVGKGIYDLSGFHRSVDGRVPENAILSHDLFEGVLGRAGLATDIVLYEDFPETYSQFAKRLHRWIRGDWQLLPWIGRKVPGSGHTKIRTPIGALGRWQILDNLRRSLVAPGLVLLAIAGWLILPGSPWFWTLLVLLAPAGQLFIDLVTGLARGRRLKVAIGFWRRLSDQAGRWLLVIAFMLHEAALSLDAIFRTLWRIYISQSNLLEWTSAAHVTQAHQTGRDRARVWQQMAYAPPLAASIGLATFLLRPEALWPAMILLVPWALAPEIALLIERPKRKRTDNKAKLDTPYLMRLARKTWLYFETFAGPSDNWLPPDNYQGPPHEEIGHRTSPTNIGMLLLSTASAWDLGFIGRAELVARSKNVLESLERLERYRGHFLNWYETHHLRPLEPRYVSTVDSGNLAASFIAFAHSLRDAGTRKTLEEQRWEGLKVVADLIAEHSAGLDKSGAFTKLLGELCERAQRHHEGSSELLCKLRNLCHHDLPRVEEAGTKIMDTAARAMPEQVRDLNVWLDRLHHHLHTMLNDAEQDQAHGDALRALADEFDALAWNMDFSWLYDTERRLFSIGYNVSTAKIDPHHYDLLASEARIASFFAIAKRDVATEHWFHLGRPVTRANEGVALVSWNGSMFEYLMPRLLMPGAPETLLGESDRVAVSIHQNHGKQANTPWGISESAFSARDPEHRFRYQAFGVPGLGLRRGLARDTVIAPYASALALAINPVEAQANLKRLEAIGAAGRYGFWEAVDFTTERVPSDRKFAPVNAFMAHHQGMILCAIANILNGDKLVERFMRDPRIRMTELLLSERVPHELPAEIRRLELVDTAEQDAAQPRIRYSWTPANRNRTEAHVLGNGRLSTRISAAGAGGLRWNGQSITRFVPDATLDAEGMWFYLRDERSERVWSATQQPTGVDADEEHITFHSHKAQFHRQYHEIHTDLEVTVGANEDIELRRLVLTNQSERNRRLRLTTYAEIVLAPPLEDERHPAFSKLFVESEHLPEPGAVLFTRRARRPEDTPPVVLQYIIGPDGIVTDFAFETDRRTFIGRNRSQKGPLGASRPLSNSQGWTLDPVSVFQLSFDLKPGETAQYCLVTIAASSRKVALDVLERHATQSSVRWIFDDAEADMSRAIRRARIDPADLPQVQSLSSLLVYPQDALRAPAAVIRRNRFGQSNLWGLALSGDFPILLLRREIGEEGVLDTIIGAHQLWRRAGLEIDVVILQSLGSAYVEPLRDELRQLLQEIGATEMLGRPGGIHLAFADQIGSDQVRLLESMAWVILSGSAGSLTDQLDAAPPAQLDAPPIIPSHDFEPERERDLRRPDDLLFDNGFGGFTPDGREYLIHLEPGQSTPAPWVNVLANEGFGTLVTEAGGGFTWSQNSGEYRLTPWTNDAVSDRQTEVVYLRDEETAQVWSVTPDPAGRDAVCQIIHGAGYTEWRQSSRGIEQVLNVSIAHKAAIKIARLSLRNPGAGPRLITATYYAEWLLGSLPGIARRHVHTRFDHSAQTILATNPWSAEFTGRAAFLTANLDPHGFTTDRQEFLGRIGDIAQPAALKCWGLSGAEIAGGDTCAAYQVHVDLPPGKSVDVEFLLGEAENEAAAIDLAREWRTPGRTASNEQERKSYWDGLLGSIEITAPDPAMNVMVNRWLLYQSLSSRILARSGFYQASGAIGFRDQLQDALAFLHADPERTRAHILDCAAHQFEEGDVLHWWHPPLGRGVRTRCSDDLLWLPYAAAHYVNTTGDTSILDEEVPFLQAPPLSHEEHDRYALFDAKSEPRPLIDHCERALENVTLGRHGLPLIGAGDWNDGMDRVGDEGRGESVWLAWFASVCAASLAHCERRIGRTQQARHWAGRASIWRRNAEAQGWDGEWYRRAYDDEGTPLGSLENAECQIDSISQSWSVFAGPLTHRSRAAIQAAFRELSDDDAKIMRLLWPPFDKSAHDPGYIMAYPPGVRENGGQYSHAAAWLGLALARTGQGEEAHRIFDALNPVRHSLDHAKATLYRTEPYAVAADICSVGALRGRGGWSWYTGAAAWTWRLAVEGILGLTLRDGKLHIAPSLPDGWDGYEARLSRGGGMIDLRVVRTPHAHGRTTARLQVDGQTTDLSLIEFPPRGEVRKVIATIGEQTADQAEIEKEVLGGQSA, from the coding sequence GTGGCTGAAGCAGCCGAACCTGTCTCGTCGCTTGAGCTGGCAGGGCAAGAGCTGGCCGATCGGCACAGCCTCTCGCGCCAGCGCGCGGCGCCTATCGGGCTGTTGCAGGACATGAAATCAGCCGAAAAATGGCTGGAAGAGGTTCGGCAGGCCTGCCGCAGACCTGACCCGGAAGCGGCAAAAGCCGCCGAGTGGTTGCTCGACAATGATTACCATGTCAGCCGTGCCCTGAGGCAAGTCGCAAAGGGCGTACCGCCAGGATTTTACAGGCGATTACCTGCACTTGCGGATGAGGGTTACTCTGGCCCGAGGATCTTTCACCTTGCCCATGAATTGCTCCTTGCCAGCCGCTTGCAGATATCACTCTCCCATGCAGAGCGGTTTGTCCGTGCCTACCAGCGCCGTCATTCGCTATCGATTGCCGAGCTATGGGCTTTTCCGACAATGCTGCGGATCGCCTGCATCGAAATCCTTGCGGCGGCGCTTGCTCAAGTACTCGAAGATCGCAGCAAGGTGGGCTTTCCTGTTTCCCGTTACGCGGCGCATTCGCACTCGCTTGAATCGACCGACCGTATTGCCCGCTCGATTGTCACCCTGGCTGAGCTTGCCTCCATCCCGTGGGACGAGTTCTTCGAGCACACCAGCCATGTCGAGGAAATCCTGAGACGCGACCCCAGCCGAACCTATCGAATGATGGATTTCGAAACGCGGGACCGGTATCGAACCGTGATCGAAGAGATCGCCTGCTGGGCCGACGCCAGCGAAATCGATGTCGCGCGTGAAGCCATTGCCAAAGCGTCGTCACGCGGGACGGAGGATGTCGCGCACCATGTCGGCTATTGGCTGCTCGACCAAGGCAGGCGCGAGTTGGAATGGCATTTTGCAGCGCGGCCCGATGCAAGGCGCAAACTCAAACGAGCCCTGCTGGCAACGCCCGGCCCGGTGTTCGCCGTGCTTATGGCCTTGTCGGGCCTGTTCTGTGCCGTTCTGCCCGTTTTGTATCTGGCCCAGGTGGGTGCGAGCATAGAGGGCTGGATCGCGGCAATTTTGCTAAGCCAGATACCCGCTTCGATATTGGCCATAACGATTGTGCACTGGCTGATAACAAAATTCACCGAGCCGCGCGTCCTTCCCAAACTGGAAAGCAAAGATGGCCTGACCCCGGATATGCCGACCACGATAATCGTGCCGGCCGTGATCGCATCACGAGACGAGGTTGGATCGATCACCGCCCGCCTGGAGATGCACTGGCTTTCCGCAACCGACGCGCAATTGAACGTCGCGTTGCTGGCCGACCTCGCCGACGCCCAGCGTGCGGAACTGCCGGAAGACAAGGACATAATTGGTGCGCTTGAGCAAAAGATCGGTCAATTGAACGCGCGATATGGCAAGGAATCGCATCGGCCTTTCCATCTCCTGATGCGGCCGCGCCTGTTCAACAACAGCCAGAATTGCTGGATGGCGTGGGAACGCAAGCGCGGCAAAATCGAACAATTCAATCGCATGGTCATCGAAGGGGATCGGACCCCGTTTTGTATCGTGCTCGGCGATACAGCGGCGCTGGAGCGGACCCGTTTTGTAATCACTGTCGATGCCGATACTATCCTGCCTGCTGGATCAGTCGCAAAGCTGGTAGGCACTTTGGCGCACCCCCTGAACCAAGCAGCCTTCGACGAGACTTCTCGCGTGATCCGCGGATACACGCTGATTCAGCCGCGCGTGGAGATTTCACCAAGCAGTGTCGAAAAGTCCCTGTTTGCCCGTCTCTTCACCGGGGAAACAGCCATCGATATTTACAGCCGCGCAGTCTCGGATGTTTATCAAGACCTATTCGGACGCGGCATCTTCGTCGGCAAGGGTATCTATGATCTGTCCGGTTTTCACCGAAGCGTCGATGGCCGCGTGCCGGAAAACGCGATCCTCAGTCACGATCTGTTCGAAGGAGTTCTAGGGCGCGCTGGATTGGCGACCGACATCGTTTTGTACGAGGATTTTCCCGAGACATACTCGCAATTTGCCAAACGGTTGCACCGCTGGATCAGAGGCGACTGGCAATTGCTCCCGTGGATCGGGAGAAAGGTTCCCGGCTCCGGCCACACGAAAATACGCACACCGATTGGCGCGCTGGGTCGCTGGCAAATACTCGACAATTTGAGGCGAAGTCTGGTCGCACCCGGTTTGGTGCTTCTTGCGATTGCAGGCTGGCTGATCTTGCCGGGCAGCCCGTGGTTCTGGACATTGCTTGTACTGCTCGCGCCCGCCGGGCAATTGTTTATCGATCTTGTTACCGGCCTCGCCCGGGGCCGGCGGCTAAAAGTGGCCATCGGATTTTGGCGCAGGCTTTCCGATCAGGCCGGGCGTTGGCTCCTCGTCATTGCGTTCATGCTGCATGAAGCCGCGCTATCGCTGGATGCGATCTTCAGGACGCTCTGGCGGATTTATATCAGCCAGAGCAATTTGCTGGAATGGACCTCGGCTGCCCATGTAACGCAGGCGCACCAGACCGGCAGGGATCGCGCGCGGGTGTGGCAACAAATGGCTTATGCTCCGCCGCTCGCAGCTTCGATCGGCCTTGCGACATTCCTGCTGCGACCAGAGGCGCTGTGGCCTGCGATGATCTTGCTTGTCCCATGGGCATTGGCGCCCGAGATAGCGCTCCTTATCGAGCGCCCAAAACGCAAGAGAACCGATAACAAAGCCAAACTCGACACGCCGTACCTTATGCGATTGGCGCGCAAGACTTGGCTCTATTTTGAAACTTTTGCAGGTCCGAGCGACAATTGGCTGCCGCCTGACAATTACCAGGGCCCTCCGCACGAGGAAATCGGGCATCGCACCTCACCAACCAATATCGGGATGCTCTTGCTTTCGACCGCAAGCGCATGGGATCTGGGCTTTATCGGACGAGCAGAATTGGTCGCAAGATCCAAGAACGTGCTCGAAAGCCTTGAGCGGCTGGAGCGCTATCGCGGCCACTTTCTCAACTGGTACGAAACGCATCATCTCAGACCGCTCGAGCCGCGTTATGTATCGACGGTCGATAGCGGCAATCTGGCGGCATCATTTATCGCCTTTGCACACAGCCTCCGGGATGCAGGAACCCGCAAAACCTTGGAGGAGCAGCGGTGGGAGGGGCTAAAGGTTGTAGCCGACCTGATCGCCGAGCATTCGGCCGGGCTGGATAAAAGCGGTGCTTTCACAAAACTTCTCGGCGAGCTTTGCGAGCGCGCGCAAAGGCATCACGAGGGTAGCAGCGAGCTGCTCTGCAAATTGCGGAACCTCTGCCACCACGATCTACCGCGCGTTGAGGAGGCAGGCACAAAGATCATGGACACAGCGGCGCGCGCAATGCCGGAGCAGGTCCGCGATCTGAATGTCTGGTTGGACCGGCTGCACCATCACTTGCACACGATGTTAAACGACGCAGAACAGGATCAGGCCCATGGCGACGCGCTGCGCGCTCTCGCGGATGAATTCGATGCTCTGGCATGGAACATGGACTTTTCATGGCTCTACGACACCGAGCGCCGGCTCTTTTCCATCGGGTACAATGTCAGCACCGCGAAAATCGATCCGCATCACTACGATCTGCTTGCATCCGAAGCGCGCATCGCAAGCTTTTTCGCGATCGCCAAGCGCGATGTCGCAACCGAACACTGGTTCCATCTTGGTCGGCCCGTCACGCGGGCGAATGAAGGTGTGGCGCTGGTATCGTGGAATGGCTCAATGTTCGAATATTTGATGCCGCGCCTGTTGATGCCAGGAGCCCCGGAGACGTTGCTGGGCGAAAGTGATCGCGTAGCGGTTTCGATCCATCAGAACCACGGCAAGCAAGCAAACACGCCGTGGGGCATCTCTGAATCCGCCTTCTCTGCAAGGGATCCCGAACACCGGTTCCGCTATCAGGCTTTTGGCGTTCCCGGCCTTGGGCTGCGGCGCGGATTGGCGCGGGATACCGTCATCGCGCCCTATGCCTCTGCGCTCGCATTGGCGATAAACCCGGTAGAGGCACAAGCCAATCTGAAACGGCTGGAGGCCATAGGCGCAGCCGGGCGCTACGGGTTTTGGGAAGCGGTCGATTTCACGACAGAACGAGTTCCCTCCGATCGGAAGTTCGCGCCTGTGAATGCATTCATGGCGCATCATCAGGGAATGATCCTATGCGCCATTGCCAACATCTTGAATGGCGACAAGCTGGTCGAACGGTTCATGCGTGACCCGCGTATCCGGATGACAGAGTTGCTGTTGTCGGAACGCGTGCCGCACGAATTGCCCGCTGAAATCCGGCGCCTCGAACTTGTTGATACGGCTGAACAAGACGCAGCGCAGCCGCGTATTCGCTATAGCTGGACGCCCGCCAACCGAAATCGCACCGAAGCGCACGTGCTTGGTAATGGACGGCTATCAACACGCATTTCCGCTGCGGGCGCTGGCGGCCTTCGCTGGAATGGCCAGTCGATAACGCGATTTGTCCCAGATGCGACACTCGATGCCGAGGGCATGTGGTTTTACCTTCGCGATGAACGTAGCGAGCGCGTGTGGTCCGCGACGCAGCAGCCAACCGGGGTCGATGCCGACGAGGAGCACATCACCTTTCATTCACACAAAGCCCAATTTCACCGGCAATATCACGAGATTCATACCGACCTCGAAGTCACCGTGGGAGCAAATGAAGACATTGAGCTTCGGCGATTGGTTCTAACCAATCAGAGTGAACGCAATCGCCGGTTGCGGCTTACGACCTATGCCGAAATCGTGCTGGCCCCGCCATTGGAGGATGAGCGTCACCCCGCCTTTAGCAAGCTCTTCGTGGAAAGTGAGCATCTGCCTGAGCCGGGCGCAGTGCTGTTCACTCGGCGGGCCCGTAGACCCGAAGACACGCCGCCGGTCGTGCTGCAATACATAATCGGCCCCGACGGGATTGTGACGGATTTCGCGTTCGAGACGGACCGCAGGACATTCATTGGCCGCAATCGGTCCCAGAAAGGCCCGCTGGGGGCATCCCGCCCCCTCTCAAACAGCCAGGGATGGACTCTCGATCCCGTATCCGTGTTCCAATTATCGTTTGATCTGAAACCTGGAGAGACGGCGCAATATTGTCTCGTCACAATAGCGGCGAGTTCTCGAAAGGTGGCGCTGGATGTGCTGGAACGGCACGCTACCCAATCGTCCGTCCGGTGGATTTTCGACGATGCAGAGGCGGACATGTCCAGAGCCATCCGGCGCGCCCGGATCGATCCTGCAGATTTGCCGCAAGTCCAGTCGCTCAGCTCGCTTCTGGTGTATCCGCAGGATGCTCTGCGCGCTCCGGCGGCCGTGATCCGAAGAAACCGGTTTGGCCAATCCAATCTGTGGGGATTGGCGCTGTCTGGCGATTTCCCGATTCTGCTCCTGCGCCGGGAAATCGGCGAGGAAGGCGTGCTCGATACGATCATCGGTGCGCATCAGCTTTGGCGACGGGCGGGGCTCGAAATCGATGTGGTGATCCTCCAATCGCTGGGTTCGGCCTATGTAGAGCCGCTGCGCGATGAGCTAAGGCAATTGCTGCAGGAAATTGGCGCGACCGAGATGCTTGGCCGTCCTGGCGGTATCCACTTGGCTTTTGCAGACCAGATCGGCAGCGACCAGGTTCGCCTTTTGGAAAGCATGGCGTGGGTCATCCTGAGCGGCTCGGCAGGCTCGCTGACTGACCAGCTTGACGCGGCCCCTCCGGCGCAGCTCGACGCGCCGCCGATTATCCCGTCGCACGATTTTGAACCCGAACGAGAACGAGACCTGCGGCGCCCAGATGATCTGCTGTTCGACAATGGCTTTGGCGGTTTCACCCCGGATGGGCGGGAATATCTGATTCATCTGGAGCCGGGGCAATCCACACCAGCTCCGTGGGTCAATGTGTTGGCCAATGAGGGTTTCGGCACGCTTGTGACAGAGGCTGGCGGCGGATTTACGTGGTCACAGAATAGCGGCGAATACCGTCTGACCCCGTGGACCAATGACGCGGTATCGGACCGCCAGACCGAGGTCGTCTACCTGCGTGACGAAGAAACCGCGCAGGTCTGGTCGGTAACGCCCGATCCAGCCGGACGCGACGCTGTCTGCCAGATCATTCATGGGGCAGGCTACACCGAATGGCGGCAGTCGAGCCGCGGGATCGAGCAAGTCTTGAACGTCTCAATCGCGCACAAGGCCGCGATAAAGATCGCACGGCTTTCTCTTCGCAATCCAGGTGCCGGCCCGCGGCTTATCACCGCAACATATTACGCAGAATGGTTGCTCGGATCCCTTCCCGGAATTGCGCGCCGACACGTCCACACCCGCTTCGATCACTCTGCACAAACGATCCTTGCGACAAATCCGTGGTCGGCCGAGTTCACCGGTCGTGCAGCGTTTCTCACCGCCAATCTCGATCCGCACGGCTTTACAACCGACAGACAAGAGTTTTTGGGGCGGATCGGAGATATCGCGCAACCGGCAGCGCTAAAATGCTGGGGCCTCAGCGGTGCTGAGATTGCGGGCGGCGATACCTGCGCCGCTTATCAGGTCCATGTCGATTTGCCTCCGGGAAAGTCTGTCGACGTTGAATTCCTGCTTGGCGAAGCGGAAAACGAAGCTGCCGCTATCGATCTGGCGCGCGAATGGCGTACGCCGGGCCGCACCGCAAGTAACGAACAAGAGCGAAAATCCTATTGGGACGGGCTGCTGGGGTCCATTGAGATCACGGCCCCGGACCCGGCAATGAACGTGATGGTCAATCGCTGGTTGCTATACCAGAGTCTATCGTCCCGCATTCTTGCCCGCAGCGGGTTTTATCAGGCCAGCGGCGCAATCGGTTTTCGCGACCAGTTACAGGATGCGCTTGCATTTCTGCATGCAGACCCGGAGCGGACGCGGGCGCATATCCTTGATTGCGCAGCCCACCAGTTTGAAGAAGGGGACGTTTTGCATTGGTGGCATCCGCCGCTGGGCCGAGGCGTCCGCACCCGGTGCTCGGACGACTTGCTGTGGCTGCCTTATGCGGCTGCGCATTATGTCAATACGACCGGCGACACTTCGATCCTCGACGAAGAGGTACCCTTTCTTCAGGCACCGCCGCTTTCGCATGAAGAGCATGATCGCTACGCACTCTTCGACGCCAAATCGGAACCGCGCCCTCTGATCGACCACTGCGAGCGCGCATTGGAAAATGTCACGCTGGGTCGGCACGGCCTTCCGCTGATTGGGGCCGGAGACTGGAATGATGGAATGGACCGGGTCGGGGACGAAGGACGCGGCGAAAGCGTATGGCTCGCATGGTTTGCCTCTGTCTGCGCCGCTTCCCTTGCCCATTGTGAACGCCGGATTGGTCGCACACAACAAGCCCGCCATTGGGCTGGCCGTGCGTCTATCTGGCGCCGTAATGCCGAGGCGCAAGGTTGGGACGGCGAATGGTATCGCAGGGCCTATGATGACGAGGGAACCCCATTAGGCTCGCTGGAAAATGCCGAATGCCAAATCGATTCCATCTCGCAGTCCTGGTCCGTCTTTGCCGGACCACTTACCCATCGAAGCAGAGCAGCAATACAGGCGGCGTTTCGCGAACTGTCCGATGATGATGCAAAGATCATGCGTTTGCTCTGGCCCCCTTTTGACAAGTCCGCGCATGACCCCGGTTATATTATGGCGTACCCGCCCGGCGTCCGCGAGAATGGCGGACAATACTCTCATGCTGCTGCATGGCTGGGATTGGCTTTGGCGCGCACAGGCCAAGGGGAAGAGGCGCACCGGATTTTCGACGCGCTGAACCCGGTCCGCCATTCACTGGATCATGCCAAGGCCACACTTTATCGGACCGAACCCTATGCCGTGGCGGCCGACATATGCTCGGTCGGAGCGCTTCGCGGACGCGGCGGGTGGAGTTGGTACACAGGCGCAGCGGCGTGGACATGGCGTCTCGCAGTCGAAGGCATATTGGGCCTGACACTGCGCGATGGGAAACTGCATATCGCGCCGTCGCTGCCCGATGGCTGGGACGGTTACGAAGCGCGCCTGAGCCGAGGTGGCGGCATGATCGATCTGCGCGTCGTGCGCACCCCGCACGCGCACGGGCGCACCACTGCTCGCTTGCAGGTGGACGGCCAAACAACCGATCTCAGCCTCATCGAATTTCCTCCACGCGGAGAAGTCCGCAAAGTCATCGCCACAATTGGCGAACAGACTGCCGATCAGGCGGAGATCGAAAAAGAAGTATTGGGAGGCCAAAGCGCATGA
- the ppsA gene encoding phosphoenolpyruvate synthase: MKHCESIRWFENLTRADIGEVGGKNASLGEMIGALDGKGIRVPPGFATTASAYRRFLKQNRIDDIITRQLVQFSQGASTLSETGETIRRAILAGQWPEDSAAEIVASYRELQNRCASDQMSVAVRSSATAEDLPDASFAGQQETFLNITGEAALLDACRRCFASLYTNRAIAYREAKGFDHQAVALSVGVQMMIRSDLAGAGVMFSIDTETGFDKVVLINAAWGLGESVVQGSVEPDEYQIFKPLLGDHTLVPIIEKRLGSKQRKLVYADGDEATRTVITETPERTRFVLNEGEILQLARWAVIIENHYGCPMDMEWAKDGPGGALFIVQARPETVRGQDDVSAIHSVTLEGKGRALTEGAAIGSEAASGKVCIIHNASDIDRLVPGSVLVTGITDPDWVPVMKRAAAIVTDHGGRTSHAAIVSRELGLPAIVGCGDATQRLVDAQEVTVSCCEGDRGLVYEGFAEIRHERIDLASVPQTRTQVMLNLADPTAAYRWWKLPADGVGLTRMEFVISHLIKAHPMALLQPERVKDRGAREAIERLVMGHEGYTDFYVNSLARGLARIAALLHPKRTIIRFSDFKTNEYADLIGGQFFEPVEENPMLGFRGASRYISPLFRQAFALECQAIKRLRDDLGFDNAAVMIPFCRTIGEADLVLEEMARNGLERGQNNLEVLVMCEVPSNVVLAGQFASRFDGFSIGSNDLTQLVLGIDRDSELLADQFDARDPAVKWMIAHVIAEAHANGTAVGLCGQAPSDHPDFAEFLVECGIDSISVTPDSFIAVKEHVAGAERRDRPSRKTG; encoded by the coding sequence ATGAAGCATTGCGAAAGCATCCGCTGGTTCGAAAACCTCACGCGCGCCGATATTGGCGAGGTCGGCGGCAAAAACGCGTCGCTGGGAGAAATGATCGGCGCGCTTGACGGAAAAGGCATACGTGTTCCGCCGGGATTTGCGACAACCGCCTCGGCTTATCGGCGGTTTCTAAAGCAGAATCGGATCGATGATATCATTACCCGGCAGCTTGTTCAGTTTTCGCAAGGCGCATCGACATTGTCAGAGACGGGCGAAACGATCCGCCGGGCAATACTGGCAGGCCAGTGGCCCGAGGACAGCGCCGCCGAAATAGTCGCATCCTACCGCGAACTGCAAAATCGCTGCGCCAGCGACCAAATGAGCGTTGCCGTTCGCTCAAGCGCGACGGCAGAAGATTTGCCGGATGCCAGCTTTGCCGGACAACAAGAGACCTTTTTGAATATCACCGGGGAGGCCGCGTTGCTTGATGCCTGCCGGCGTTGCTTCGCCTCGCTCTACACCAATCGCGCGATCGCCTATCGCGAAGCCAAGGGTTTCGACCATCAGGCTGTGGCACTATCAGTTGGGGTTCAGATGATGATCCGCTCCGATCTGGCGGGCGCCGGTGTGATGTTCTCGATCGACACGGAAACCGGGTTCGACAAAGTGGTGCTGATCAATGCAGCATGGGGCCTGGGTGAAAGCGTCGTGCAAGGATCTGTTGAGCCAGACGAATATCAGATTTTTAAGCCGCTGCTCGGCGATCATACGCTTGTGCCGATCATCGAAAAGCGGCTTGGCTCGAAACAGCGCAAGCTTGTCTATGCGGACGGCGATGAGGCAACGCGCACGGTCATTACTGAAACACCGGAGAGAACACGGTTTGTCTTGAACGAAGGCGAAATCCTCCAGCTGGCCCGTTGGGCTGTTATCATCGAGAACCATTATGGCTGCCCGATGGACATGGAATGGGCCAAAGACGGGCCCGGCGGCGCGCTGTTCATCGTGCAGGCTAGGCCAGAAACGGTTCGGGGTCAGGACGATGTAAGCGCGATTCATTCTGTCACGCTTGAAGGCAAGGGACGCGCGTTGACAGAAGGCGCGGCGATTGGATCTGAAGCCGCCAGCGGCAAGGTCTGCATCATCCACAATGCCAGCGACATTGATCGGCTCGTGCCGGGATCGGTTTTGGTGACAGGGATCACGGATCCCGATTGGGTGCCCGTCATGAAGCGCGCCGCTGCCATCGTCACCGATCATGGTGGGCGCACGTCGCATGCGGCCATTGTCAGCCGCGAACTGGGCCTGCCTGCAATTGTCGGTTGCGGCGATGCGACCCAGAGACTGGTAGACGCGCAGGAAGTGACTGTCAGCTGCTGCGAAGGGGATCGAGGGCTCGTGTATGAAGGCTTCGCCGAAATCCGCCACGAACGGATCGATCTGGCCTCTGTGCCGCAAACACGGACGCAGGTGATGCTGAACCTTGCCGATCCAACTGCCGCGTATCGCTGGTGGAAACTGCCTGCAGATGGGGTGGGCCTGACCCGGATGGAGTTCGTCATCTCGCATCTGATCAAGGCGCATCCAATGGCGCTGCTTCAGCCTGAGCGGGTCAAGGATCGCGGCGCGCGCGAAGCGATCGAGCGTTTGGTGATGGGGCACGAAGGATACACCGACTTTTATGTAAACAGCCTTGCGCGCGGACTCGCCCGTATCGCAGCATTGCTTCACCCGAAACGCACAATCATCCGGTTCAGCGATTTCAAGACCAATGAATATGCAGATTTGATCGGAGGCCAGTTTTTTGAACCGGTAGAGGAAAACCCGATGCTCGGATTCAGAGGAGCCTCGCGCTATATTTCGCCGCTCTTTCGGCAAGCATTTGCGCTCGAATGCCAGGCGATCAAGCGTCTGCGCGATGATTTGGGATTTGATAATGCTGCGGTCATGATCCCGTTTTGCCGGACCATAGGCGAGGCCGATCTGGTCCTTGAGGAAATGGCCAGAAACGGCCTTGAACGGGGGCAGAACAACCTTGAAGTGCTCGTCATGTGCGAAGTTCCAAGCAATGTCGTGCTCGCCGGTCAATTCGCCTCGCGGTTCGACGGATTTTCAATCGGGAGCAATGACCTTACCCAGCTCGTGCTCGGAATCGACCGCGATTCCGAATTGCTGGCCGATCAATTCGATGCACGCGATCCAGCCGTTAAGTGGATGATCGCCCACGTCATCGCCGAGGCGCATGCAAACGGCACCGCTGTCGGGCTGTGCGGCCAAGCGCCCAGCGACCATCCCGATTTCGCGGAATTTCTGGTTGAGTGCGGGATCGATTCCATTTCGGTCACACCCGACAGTTTTATCGCTGTAAAAGAGCATGTGGCGGGCGCCGAACGCCGTGACCGGCCAAGCCGGAAAACGGGCTGA